TGCAGCTTGATAAAGAAgttaagagggtttttttaatcctgtaaCTACGCAAACATAATTTGAAAGCTATTTACATCTTGTACCTCTCACTTCTAATAACAGTAGCATCAGCTGTTAGATACACGCACTGTATAGCTATAACTTATGATTTGGCATTGATGTTTGATTTAGGTGTAGGGTGAAAGCCAAACAAACCTTCCATTGTTCAAAAAACTCCCCACAGGCAATTATAATAAATCTCATTTCTTCTTTATACAGCAGATCTCTTCAAGGACTCAGACTTCCCTGCagttattaaaatattacttCCACTCCTTCCTTTGGTGCAGACATGCACTTTGCTTGCCTTGGTGAAtgggagcagaaagaaaagatttttttttatcaaagaAGGCAGGAGTGCACTGAAACACAGCCagttgtctgtctttctgtcattTTCAGTAAACTGCAAAATTACCTATAGTATGCTTTTTTTTACTCTTAGACCATTTAAAGTCAGATGCAGCCGCTTAGATGCAAAAAGTTGGATTCAAGTTCCTATTACTTTCTCTTCTAATTTCCTCTCCCATCAATTAAAAACCAGAACTTGATAACCAGCCAGATATTAGTACTCAAATCATGCTGTATTTTACTCATCTCCTTATATTCTCTAACCTGGGTCAAAGAAGGCATGGTATGTTTTGCCACTGCACTCTGTTGGCAGAATTTCTTTGTGCATACTGTGTGTAGTACACCTCCTCACAGCCATCATAAACAGTCTTTGCTGGTTCATCCATGCCAGTGTGATTAAATTAGGGCGCTGAAAGTGGGAGCGAGTTGAATATTAGGTACACGTGGCATTCCAGGTGATGTGTTTCATTATCACACAGCAAAAGCTGGCCTGTGTTTCGTTTAACGGGGACTGTGCAGCCGGTAGTCAGTGCATTATTCTGGTTTTCAGCAATGGTAATTAAGCAAGCCAGATTTTGTAagagaaaatggtattttcataACTGCAAAACTGCTGCAGAATAAATACACAAAATTGAAGAAGACATTGCATTTCACAAGTTGCAAGAGCTGCTAATCACGAGTCAGGCAAGTTCAGTTCATGATGGAAACCGTGCTTTCGGGCTGGCCTCCAAATATCTGGGAGAAGAACTCAAAAGCCAGGCGAACGTGGATGGGGACAAAGACGTAAGCCGTGTAGACCACCATAGCGAAAACAGTCACGGTGATGGTGTGGAACATGGACCGCTCCCAGGGCTCCAGCACATAGCTGCAGGTGATCAGTAGGTACTGGTAGTACAGCCAATAGATATAGTCCTTCACGCGCTTAATATCCATCTTCAGCTTTCAGTGATTTCAAGAAGATGACCTGTAACGATAGAGAAGCCTGGATTACAGCTGAAGTGCAAAGAAAGACCTGGAACTAAAAAGTGACGCGGTGACCAACCTTTCAAGTTCGATGCCACCTGTAATTGTTACATAAAATAAAGTTCAAACAGAAATAACACATCGGTGCCACCACCAGcctctgctgcctggagcaggggaaaacAATCTATGGCTCTAAGCAACTGCTGTTTGTAGTTACTGGAGCTGTATCAGTTGGGCACTCTCAGTTTCTGCGTTCTGATCACGAGGGTGTTTTGCTCTTCGCTCTGCAGTAGGAATTAAAGTCGCATGAGCTTGCAAAGGCACAGGGTTCATGTGGAAGTCAGGGAGATATGCGTTTAAAAGGGAGGGCTTTGGGCCAGTTTCCATAAATGTGGATGGCAGATTCGTATGCTCTGGAATAAGGATGAGATTAAAGTAACTGCTCTGTAAAAACTCTGCTTACTTCTGATAACTTTTATTATTATGCAATTATTGGGAATAAAGAAAGACAAGCTatgaaagggagggaaaaaaggaatatcAAATAGCATAAGAAGTTTTTTCATCTCATTCCAAAGCAGTAAGATACCTTACAGATTAAAAGAATAGTTAATGGAAGTTACAAGCCTATGAAAGATTTTCCTCTCGGGTAATACTTTTATGCATGCATTGTTCCCGTCTCCACACAGAAAGGAGAATGGCTGAGTGAGTATTAACTAGGAAATGGGTTTTGCCTTCCACTGTTTTTTGTTAAAATTGCTTTTCAggattttaaataatctttaaattCAGGCTAAAAACATCTACTTAGAGAAAATACAGAGACAGAATGATAAGCAACTGTATGAGGCTTCACAGAAAGACTCCTTTATTTTCGGGGTTGAGTTTAAGGACACACATGATGACCAGGTCAGCTCACAGTAGAAGGGAATACAGCAGATTTTAGTCCTGCTGGAAAACCTTCCAACATATCATTTTGGTTTAGACTTCTGTGGCCTAAAATGCCAGCAACAGAGATGTTTGGACATGTCACTTCCTCCCAGTCTTGTGTCTGTAGTGAGTTTGGGGCAACAGAAATCTTCTGTCCCTCAAGGCAACAAATACTAAGGTAGCACTGGAAAATTTGCAGCCTGTGATTAAAATAATGATGGGTCACTGGTAGAGGCCAAATATGTTACAATATTCAGCGATTTACTGCCTCTGGAGGCTGTACAGTATATTCTGGTGATATGTGGGTATTTACCAAAGGGAAGACAAATTACCAATAAAAAGGATCCCTGGTTTGTTTTGTAACAGCTTTACTTTGGTTACTGATGTGTAAAATTTTTGTCTGGTGGATGCACTGTTAAGTGCACACACCTTGACGGATCgtatttctccatctttcttcctTTAGGTCACCGGTACTGCCAGTTGTTGAGGTTCAGCGTTCCCGTATCGAGTTGCAAGTGGAGCATCCTGCCAGACGAGCTTACATCTCGCCATCTGCAGATGCTGTAAGGTAGATTTTTGCCCCTTCTTCCTTGGGAGGGCAACAACTGCCGGCTCACCCTATGTGTGGCAGACTGGCTGGTTGAACTGGCACTCCAATTGCCTGCCCGGTGCCGTTGATAAGGGAGCTGGCTGTCTTTGCTCCCCCTCCTTCATCCACATATTGGCTCCTCTCCCGCTGTTTCTCCTCCCATCCCTCAGCTTCCTGTCCAGACCTCCTTGCATCTGTTCCCCAGTTGCTCCTTAACTCTCAACACCCCCATGAAGCGCAACCTCTTTGCTGGCAACAAGTGCAGTGAAACTGTAAACACTGTGCattaaaaaagggagggaggcttGTTTGTGTTAGCAgatttttatgcagaaaaaattCCTGTACTTGCCCCATCGCCCACTCAGcctttcctttcccccagcccctcttCTTCTGTGTCCTCCACCATCAGTACCTTCCccaatatatctttttttcccctccatctcccAAAGCAGTGCATTTCCTTCACTTCCATCTTCCCCATATCTCCTGGATTATATCTCCTAGACCAAGAGGCTGCCTGCAGCGCTTTGGGGGGGAAGATCACTTCCATTTTAAGTCTAGAAGTCACTGTCTTTGCTGTGAACAGCTTTACTTGCAAGGGTGCAGGCTGGGGAGAAAGGCCACCACTGGTTTCTGTCGTAGTATGAATGGAAGATGATTCCtttcagataaattattttaaggcAGAACACAAGAGAGACCTTAAAGCATTGTAAATATTGCAAAGCCTCTAAGAAAAATGGCACAGCTGGCAAACTGCGACTCACTGGGAGCCAAAAGTGTCTCTATTTATATCTTCTGCAAAAAGAGCAGCATTTTTCAATGAAGAGGTTAAGCCCTTTCCTATACAATTGAAAGGAAAACGATAAGGGCCCTCTCATACTATCTGGGATTATGGTATTTACACTGGGGTTATACCTGTGCTAGTTAAACCCATACCTTTCTTGGGTAAACAGCTGTTAAGCCTGACTGCTGCACGGAGAAACTGCAAGGCTGGCGCGCTTGCTCTTGGTGTTTAAGGCTACGAGGTTATCAGAGGGGTGCTGCGGTGGTTTTGAGGGGAGACATCCCAGGCTAATGGAGCTTTCTGCCCACAGTGGCACATACATCTGTATATCTCAATACAGAGCTGGTATAAGGAACGgccaaagacaggaaaaaattcCCCAGGCTGATTGTACTGATATTAGACCAGTCTACCAGGCTGCAGACTCACCACCAGCATTACCAGACATTGCTGTTTTGGAGGGATACATGCATAAagtatgaaataattaaaataaggaGCAGACTTTTTGATTGATACCAAAGACCCTGTTACACTTTCTCCAGCCTGGGGACTGTGTTTCCGTTCAGCTTGGTCACCAAGTCCTAGCAGCCAGCCTGTGTTTCTTCAGGTCTTCCCGTTCACGGTGCAGGGGGATAaccccatccccagcacagctGTCCTGGCATTCCCTGGACTACCAGCACGAATGCCAGCCATCTTAACGCAGAGGCTGCGCGGTCTCCAAAGGAATGATAGAGGCTGAGATAAGTAAAAGACAAACAGTCAAATTACAGTCTCTGTCCTCACCGCTAACACGCTTCCACTGCATTTAGTCTACCCAGAGACTTTCTCCGTTAGCAGGACTGTCTTGGAAATGCAGCAAGCATGAGGGGTGTCTTGGGATAATGCGATTCTAGATGCATaatttataaaaggaaaacataggagggaagggaaaaaaaagccaccttaAACCAGCTGTGCAGTCAATGAGATACAAGAATCCACTGTGTTACTGTGACATAGATACCTTTTCTGAAGGTACCCCATTTGCATTAATTCAAGGCCAGTTTTAAGCATAAGCAATAACCCAAAGCTCCACACCTCCAGAGGTCTCAGGCAGCCTTACCACCTGGGCTAATTACCTTGTAGCAATAATCAAAGGAATGGCAGATCACTAAACAGAAACTCTTGAGGctacaaattctgtattttaaacaggACTTGTCCTAGAGAGGCTTCCACTTACATTTTTAAGCATTACTGGGTTTTATTACATTAATGCCACAATCAGCTGGCGCTCTGAGTTGAAAGGGCCCTTTGTAATTAGCTCATCAGTTCCCAGTATTCCAGAACAGGAGATAATTTGCTGTTAGGCAATTTTAACTTAGTGCTCATTTGTCTACAAATTTGAATTTAAGTATTCAGTTGTGTTGTGGAAATGCCTTCCTCTTTAGAGGCCATGGGACTGTTACAACCAGCTATGAATAAAATGAATAGAATTCAGCTTCTAAAGCCATTAAGcaatattcaaattattttcagcaattttacctccaagcaaaaaaagcaagaagaggaaCCTGTAAAGCAGCTTTTATTGTTTTAAGTGGCAACCTGATTTTCTTGCTTGTTGACACATGTCTCTGATTAGAGCAGCTGAAAAGATAAATCATcatcaaaaaaaatcccaggtttCATTTAAGAGCATGCCTAATTGCaaaaatttctttattaataaCCTTAGTTCCCAGTGTTAGAGCTAGTGTTTGGAGTTGTAACCTGAAGATGCCAGTGTTAGGTAATTTGCTATATCATTTTTGCTTTGAACAACAGGGGGTTGGGGGACTTTGTCTGCACAGGGCAAAATGCACCTGCTGGAAAATTCCTGTGGAAAGAAACATTCTTGCAAGGGAACTGGGATAGACTGGTTTCCAAAGAATGCTTGAAAAAGACCTTACACCCTCAGCAGGAGAGTTTGGTTGACTTACGTATACAGAGAAAAAGGGTTTCCAACATAAGTTCAGGTCTAGATAAGTTTATCTAGAGTGGAGAAAAACAAACCCTGGAGCTGGAAATAGCCCCCTAATCATTAAACAGGTGGTCTCTGATGCTTTGAATGTAAAGCAGGGCCAAGTGTTATAAATGTTATAAATTTCCTTTCCTAGAAGGAAAACCAAGCAAACAGTAAATCTATCctcaaaatgcaaacatttaattGGCTGAAAATTGGCCATTTGCTAAATAATTCCTGTGGTAGCACCGAAGCAAGAGTTGGTAGGTTTTGCAGAATCCTAAGAACTTATGCTGGAGCTTAAGTAAAATCCTGCCATGAGCCCCTGAGGCTTGTATTTGGTCTCATATGCAGGCTCCAAATGTCAGATGTGACAAGGCAAAGTGCAATAGTTGTTTTAAAGTTGTCCAATatgtaaataatttcagttattaGAAGAGGAATGGGTAGTCATCCCCCCTGGGTACTGAAATAGATATCCTTTCTGCAAGTTGTTTATCTGTAATTGTTCATATTTATTTGTAATAGTGTTAAATGGGTTTGTTCTGCTTTTACTCAGACAGAATATCCTGACTTATCCAAGGCACCAGACTTGCCCCTCTTAATGCTAACATAACTCTGGGATGAACCCATTGATTTTATGTAGACTGACGTTTCTGTACGTGCAAATAGAACGATTCACATTCCCAGTCCATCATGCAtttgttttaatatgttttattcaGTGAGCACCAAGCATAGTGCATAAGGAATGAAATACTGGTCCTGTGGACCAGTAATCGGGAAgaaatcaggaagaaattcagatGAGGCAGCAGTTAAAATTGTGCAGAGAATCCAAACGCCAGCATTTCCTGGGGCCACCGTCTCAGTCTGTTCCTCTATTGCATCTGTGCTGCTCAGATTCCCCATACGCAGCGTGGCCCGTGGCCATATAGCATCAGCTCAGCCTAGAAAGCTGCCTATTACCCACTGACAAGCAGAACCCTCAGGTTACTGTAGTACTTACACACGGATGTTTAAATGTACCCTAAAGCTTGTTTTCACAGGGAGGTAATGCCAGACAAAGAATGTGAATGAGAAGAGCAGCAATAATCCCAGCATAGCTCCCACTCTGGTCAAGTATGCACCATTAAAAATGGCTTTACATACAGATTTTAATAATTAACCCTCCCCTCTCTAATTCTGGAGTAAAAATGCACAGCAGCAGTGGGGCCATCTCTGGTTTCTCTTCCTCAGCATTCATCTTCCTGAATCAGCACCTCATTGCATGCTTGGCCATACATTACTGCCAGCTACTGTGCTACAGGAATTGTAAACTCTTCTAACCTATGTGTTCCTGTCACCATCCATGCAACACCAGAATGAAGTTCAGAGCTGGTAAAATTTTATTGCTGTACATGACTCAGACATTTTGCATGTGGGTGAACACAGTTCGACTGTGCctatgggtttttttggaaaaaaaaaaaagtcttccaggAGTGGAAAAATACTTCAGGAGTAGAAATGGTAAGGCAGAAAGGCAGTGGCATATTCAGCCATGTTTCTGCTTTACCTTGCTCAGAAGAGTGAACTCCAGCATCTTCCCAAGCTGTCAACACTAACCCTCCTTCCTGCTGACCTTAGTGGTAGCATATAGGTGCtatttggtttcttttaaatGGCAAATGTTACATAATGCATACAAGACCTAGGAGTCTAGCAGGCACCTTCTGCCATTGATGAAAAGACTTCCTTTTACCTTTGGTAGCTTCAAGCCAGGCAGCAAAACACTCATCGAGTGGCACTCCAGGAGTGGCAATGCCACACCTGCACAGAATCTGACCCAGACTTCCTTGTCTCCAGCTCTGAACACAAACCTCATGTGCCTGTTCCGTCAACAGCTCTTCAATAATCCTGTGGCCCAAGCATTGGTTTGGTGCTATAATGTAGTTGTAAGTGGAGCAAATTGGATTCTTGTCAGACTATCTCTCCGCCTGGATTGCGGTACACCCAGATGATTTCTGAAATACTATTTGCTCCTTCAGTCAAGTTAAGTACACAGATGGAGCGTACAGTGGCCTACAACAATGCAGGAAGTACTTTTAAATGTGATATATAAACTGTTGACCTTCAGGAAAGGCGAGGATGATCTGCAGCACCTATAGCGATCTCATTCAGCGAGAGGCTCCCAACCATTCAAGtaacagcacagcagctgaaagcagctaaTGTTTAGACTGATTTCATGCCTTAACTGCTCCCTGAAAACTGTAGGCTGCTCctagcaaatttaaaaaaaaaaaaaaataaaatcaactccCCCTAACTTTGACGCCTGGCTGATTTATTGGCACGCTCTCTCTACTTGGGCACGGAGGAAGGAGAAGATGCAGTTTTTCtataagaaaaacattcttgGAGCAGCTCTGTCCCATTTTCTTCCAAggccaaattaatttttcaaagaattttctcttcttccctcctctgaaGTTTCCTCAGTCATTTTCTTACATAATTAGCCGCTTCTTACAATTTATGTACAAACCCCTTCCTTTCCAGCTTTCTTTGGGCTGAGCATGCTCCGGGCTCCAGATCCTCCCTCTGTGACAGGACTTGCACGTTGTAGCAGAACTGGCCTTAGTTGATAAGCTCTGCCAGAGAAGACAGGTAAATTGGCAAACTGAAATCTCAGGGCAAGCTTTCCCTTTATTAATAGTTTATTAACATTGTTTTGAACAGAGCTAATTCCCAAACAAGATGTCAAATTTGTGACTAGAGACCAGCACCAGGTTTAAATTGCAACTACTTAAAAATTAAGAGTTCTTGAAGAACTTAGAGGGGTTTGGGCTTTGTTCTTGGTGACAAGCCTCAGTTCCTGTGAGACTTTTCAGATTCAGGACACTGACTAGATCCTTCAAGGGGACTCAAAAGTCTTTAAAGCCTAACAGGCTGTGTAAACACATCACTCTGTAAACAAAATAGCTAAGATGTTTGGCCTCTACAAAAAGATTTACTTTCAAATGTAGTTCTTATTTTATTCCTGCTTTGCTCTGAGTCATTTCTGAAGCAGCTGAAAATAATAGCTGGTCTTGGGTTATATGTAATACCAGAAGGTGAATGCTGTCATAATTATGACAGGTATTAGTGGAAAACAGGTACCGAACTCTTGTGCAAGTGCATCTCCTTTGAGATCTAATGAAAGGAAGCAGTGTTGCACCATGCCAGTTATTGGTctaaaaggggaaaagaaaaatgaagtgagATACTTgcaacagaagtaaaaaaaggaGTTTCCCATTTTCCACAGAAACTGATTTAACCCCACATACGCAAGTAAGGAACAAGTTCCTTCGCAGGCCGCTTCATCCCGATGAGCAGTTTTGAACACAGAACACTATTGATATAGCAGAATACCCCTGAAATGTGGGGAGAGCAAAGCCACCCTTAACTTTTGGAGAGGAAAGCAcaagaaatccccctgctcagcTGGGCAAGACAAGGCTCTTCAAAGTTGCAACACGGCACTGTGCCCGTAGGGGCTGAGTTAAGTTGTGCTTAACCAGAGCAGATGGCGTGGGTGAGGAGAAAGGAGGTCTCCAGAGTGCCCTGCTGACATCTTACCGTGGGTGCTTTGCACACACCGATATACACACACACGAGGTggtgggagcagaggagccagtGGGGCAAGGCTGTTCTCCTCCGTGGGGATGTGGCCGAGCACAGGGTCCAGCCCAGCCTCTGGTCTGGGGAATTCTCACTCGACTCTACGCCAGGAACGTGGCCAGGCTTGAGGGACGCAGCTACTGCACAAGTTAAAAGCTCAGTAAAAACGGGATTGGTGGAACACGGTGCCAAGCGACGAATGCTTTTTCCTATCAGCCAGCTGGAGCACTCAAATCTTGGTGCCATTCACTACATAACATGTCCTGGACACTTTTTGGGCATGGGGGGGATGGAGCAATATTGCCATGGCCCTGAGCTGCTCTCTGGGCACCCTTTCACCAGATCTCCCGTTACTGCTGGATGAACAACAGACACGCTCTGTGCAGAGCTTCCCTGCCCTTCTCTGCCAAAACCGCACCATCCAGAAATCACTCCAAGGACTCGCAGAACTGCTCTCAAGACATAGTTATTTGTGCCATACTCATGACAGTTACGAGCAAAAGATAAAGAAGCATCCCAATTCCTAAAGCAATTTAAGATACACATCCAAGAAGTACCATGCGTGCTGATTAAGTGGAGCAGTAGTATGTTATATATACTATCCCAACTCTGCTTATACAACAGGGAGGTACTCTTGCACCTGCTTCACACTGAAGGATTACTGGGAACAACCTGCAACTCTGAGAAAACCAACAGAAATGTACAAACGAGGAGTAGTGCCACCACAATGGTATGGGCAGCACCTTcaccttccctccacctctcccCACCTATTTTAACCTTTTCACTTCTGGGTGTTTGACTTGTTTTCAGTGAATCCCTGCTAAGACAAACCACCTTCCCGACAGATTGGCAGTGACAACCTGGAAATCTCTGAGTTGGGGGTCCACAGCAACAAGTCCAAAGAGAGACCTCGCTGAAGGGGGTAGGTCCTGCTGGAATGCCACCAGCCAGCAGGTACCTTGCGGAAGGCTGGCAGGGCACATCCTGGGGCTTTCCTCCTGCCACCCCAGCTCGGAGGCCTCTGCTCCAGCGCTTCTCACCCAGCTACCGCGGGCAGCGCAGGGTCCCCTCCTCTGCTCGGCCAAGGTCACCGGCCCCATCACTTGGGGCAGCCCCGGGACGATGTGCCCACCG
This region of Strix uralensis isolate ZFMK-TIS-50842 chromosome 9, bStrUra1, whole genome shotgun sequence genomic DNA includes:
- the SPTSSB gene encoding serine palmitoyltransferase small subunit B encodes the protein MDIKRVKDYIYWLYYQYLLITCSYVLEPWERSMFHTITVTVFAMVVYTAYVFVPIHVRLAFEFFSQIFGGQPESTVSIMN